The proteins below come from a single Streptomyces spongiicola genomic window:
- the folB gene encoding dihydroneopterin aldolase, with protein MDRVALRGLRARGHHGVFPREREEGQTFVVDLVLGLDTRPAAADDDLAKTVHYGVVAEEVVGVVQGEPVDLIETLAERIARQCLEHAGVQEVEVVVHKPDAPITVPFDDVTITITRSRA; from the coding sequence GTGGATCGTGTCGCGCTGCGCGGCCTGAGGGCCCGCGGGCACCACGGCGTCTTCCCCCGGGAGCGCGAGGAGGGCCAGACCTTCGTCGTGGACCTGGTGCTCGGCCTCGACACCCGTCCCGCGGCGGCCGACGACGACCTGGCGAAGACCGTCCACTACGGAGTGGTGGCGGAGGAGGTCGTCGGCGTCGTCCAGGGGGAGCCGGTGGATCTGATCGAGACGCTGGCCGAGCGCATCGCCCGGCAGTGCCTCGAGCACGCGGGCGTCCAGGAGGTCGAGGTCGTCGTGCACAAGCCGGATGCCCCGATCACCGTCCCGTTCGACGACGTCACCATCACCATCACCCGGAGCCGTGCATGA
- a CDS encoding nuclear transport factor 2 family protein, with protein sequence MTSRTDVENVEAANTAFYEAVERGDFEEVSGLWLDGGDADDISCVHPGWPVLSGRGEVLRSYALIMANTEYIQFFLTDVRVSVFAGTAVVTCTENILSGGPAEEAGELGPLVGQLVVATNVFRRTPDGWRIWSHHGSPVLAETDGEEDGDSTP encoded by the coding sequence GTGACCTCGCGTACCGACGTCGAGAACGTCGAAGCGGCCAACACCGCCTTCTACGAGGCCGTGGAGCGGGGCGACTTCGAGGAGGTGTCGGGGCTCTGGCTGGACGGCGGGGACGCCGACGACATCTCCTGCGTGCACCCGGGCTGGCCGGTGCTCTCGGGGCGCGGCGAGGTGCTCCGCTCATACGCCCTGATCATGGCGAACACCGAGTACATCCAGTTCTTCCTCACCGATGTGCGCGTCAGCGTCTTCGCCGGCACGGCCGTCGTCACCTGCACCGAGAACATCCTCAGCGGCGGCCCCGCGGAGGAGGCCGGCGAGCTCGGGCCCCTCGTCGGGCAGCTGGTCGTTGCCACCAATGTGTTCCGCCGCACACCTGACGGGTGGAGAATCTGGTCACACCACGGTTCGCCCGTTCTGGCGGAAACGGACGGCGAAGAGGACGGCGATTCCACCCCTTGA
- the folP gene encoding dihydropteroate synthase has translation MSTLRARGTPTGLPEWDRCAVMGVVNVTPDSFSDGGRWFDTTAAVKHGLDLVAEGADLVDVGGESTRPGASRVDEEEELRRVLPVVRGLAGEGVTVSVDTMRASVAAQAVAAGATLVNDVSGGLADPQMVPAVAAAEVPFVVMHWRGFSEDMNGRAVYGDVVAEVAAELRARMDAVVTGGIAAERIIVDPGLGFAKQAGHDLSLVAHLSELGALGRPLLVAASRKRFLGRVLAGGAATPPPARERDAATVAVSAIAAHEGAWAVRVHEVRATADAVRVARAVEGAR, from the coding sequence ATGAGTACCTTGCGCGCACGGGGCACGCCCACGGGCCTGCCGGAGTGGGACCGCTGTGCGGTCATGGGAGTCGTCAACGTGACGCCCGACTCCTTCTCCGACGGCGGCCGCTGGTTCGACACCACGGCCGCCGTCAAACACGGCCTCGACCTCGTCGCCGAGGGCGCGGACCTGGTGGACGTCGGCGGCGAGTCGACCCGGCCCGGCGCCTCACGCGTCGACGAGGAGGAGGAGCTGCGCCGTGTCCTCCCCGTTGTGCGGGGCCTGGCGGGCGAGGGTGTCACGGTGTCCGTCGACACCATGCGCGCCTCCGTCGCCGCGCAGGCGGTCGCCGCGGGCGCCACGCTCGTCAACGACGTCTCCGGCGGGCTCGCCGACCCGCAGATGGTTCCGGCCGTCGCCGCCGCGGAGGTCCCGTTCGTCGTCATGCACTGGCGCGGCTTCAGCGAGGACATGAACGGCCGGGCGGTGTACGGGGACGTCGTCGCCGAGGTCGCCGCGGAACTGCGCGCGCGGATGGACGCCGTCGTCACGGGAGGTATCGCCGCCGAACGGATCATCGTCGACCCGGGCCTCGGCTTCGCCAAGCAGGCCGGGCACGACCTCTCCCTGGTCGCCCACCTCTCCGAGCTGGGAGCGCTGGGCCGTCCGCTCCTCGTCGCCGCTTCCCGCAAGCGGTTCCTCGGCCGCGTCCTGGCCGGTGGCGCCGCGACCCCGCCACCCGCCCGCGAGCGGGACGCGGCCACCGTCGCGGTCTCCGCGATCGCCGCACACGAGGGTGCCTGGGCGGTGCGGGTCCACGAGGTGCGGGCCACGGCGGACGCCGTCCGGGTCGCGCGGGCTGTCGAGGGAGCCCGGTGA
- a CDS encoding ABC transporter ATP-binding protein → MIRFEHVTKRYPDGTTAVDDLSFEVAAGELVTLVGPSGCGKTTTMKMVNRLIEPTEGRIFLDGDDISTIDPVQLRRRIGYVIQQVGLFPHKTVLENTSTVPRLLGWKRSRGRERAAELLDLVGLDPRVYGDRYPEQLSGGQRQRVGVARALAADPPVLLMDEPFGAVDPVVRERLQSEFLRLQAAVRKTVLFVTHDIEEAVRLGDRIAVYGQGRIEQFGAPAAVLGAPAGPYVADFVGADRGLKRLSVTPVEEGDLEQPPMVRLDDPLPRALDAPWAVVLDSGGELHGWISAEHAGRTGTVREHARRMDARMPVGASLKQAFSTMLQHDAGWIAVVDREEKGRFLGVLTPDRLHEALRRSVDADTRDVPRTTVDIDRVPSH, encoded by the coding sequence ATGATCCGATTCGAGCACGTGACCAAGCGGTACCCGGACGGCACGACCGCTGTGGACGACCTCTCCTTCGAGGTCGCCGCGGGTGAACTGGTCACCCTCGTGGGACCGTCCGGTTGCGGAAAGACGACCACCATGAAGATGGTCAACCGCCTCATCGAACCGACGGAGGGTCGGATATTCCTGGACGGGGACGACATATCCACCATCGATCCCGTACAACTGCGGCGCCGGATCGGCTATGTCATCCAGCAGGTGGGCCTCTTCCCGCACAAAACGGTCCTGGAGAACACGTCGACCGTGCCCCGCCTCCTCGGCTGGAAGCGCTCCCGGGGCCGCGAGCGGGCGGCCGAACTCCTCGACCTCGTCGGCCTCGACCCCCGCGTGTACGGCGACCGCTACCCCGAGCAGCTCTCCGGCGGCCAGCGTCAGCGGGTGGGCGTGGCCCGGGCCCTGGCGGCCGATCCCCCCGTCCTGCTGATGGACGAGCCGTTCGGCGCCGTCGACCCCGTCGTCCGGGAGCGGCTGCAGAGCGAGTTCCTCAGGCTCCAGGCCGCGGTCCGCAAGACGGTGCTCTTCGTCACCCACGACATCGAGGAGGCCGTCCGGCTCGGCGACCGCATCGCCGTCTACGGGCAGGGCAGGATCGAGCAGTTCGGCGCACCCGCGGCCGTGCTGGGGGCACCGGCCGGCCCGTATGTGGCGGACTTCGTCGGCGCGGACCGGGGCCTCAAGCGGCTGTCGGTCACCCCGGTCGAGGAGGGGGATCTCGAACAGCCTCCCATGGTCCGCCTCGACGACCCGCTGCCCCGTGCCCTGGATGCGCCCTGGGCCGTCGTCCTGGACTCGGGTGGCGAGTTGCACGGCTGGATCTCCGCCGAGCACGCGGGCCGCACCGGCACCGTGCGCGAGCACGCCCGGCGCATGGACGCCCGGATGCCGGTCGGAGCCTCGCTGAAGCAGGCGTTCTCGACGATGCTGCAGCACGACGCGGGGTGGATCGCGGTCGTCGACCGGGAGGAGAAGGGACGGTTCCTCGGGGTGCTGACCCCGGATCGCCTGCACGAGGCCCTGCGCCGCTCCGTCGACGCGGACACCCGGGACGTCCCCCGCACCACCGTGGACATCGACCGGGTCCCGTCGCACTGA
- a CDS encoding ABC transporter permease → MAGRDCLVANDWICGEYLRSRSQELVDATAQHVQITVASVAIGLVVAFPLALIARGRPRFAGPVLGLTTVLYTIPSLAMFSLLLPFFGLSAALVVTGLVLYSLTILVRNTVAGLEAVPAETREAARGMGYGPVRMLWEVELPLALPAVMAGLRIATVSTVALTTVGSIVGRGGLGNLIEDALPSFFKAQVLTASVLCVLLAVAADLLLLGVQRLLTPWTRIRTAGSREAR, encoded by the coding sequence ATGGCGGGCCGGGACTGCCTGGTCGCCAACGACTGGATCTGCGGCGAGTACCTCCGCTCCCGCAGCCAGGAACTGGTCGACGCCACGGCGCAGCACGTCCAGATCACGGTCGCCTCGGTCGCGATCGGACTCGTCGTGGCCTTTCCGCTTGCGCTCATCGCACGCGGTCGTCCCCGGTTCGCCGGCCCGGTCCTGGGGCTGACGACGGTGCTCTACACGATCCCGTCGCTCGCCATGTTCTCGCTGCTGCTGCCCTTCTTCGGCCTTTCCGCCGCCCTGGTGGTCACGGGCCTGGTGCTCTACTCGCTGACCATCCTGGTGCGGAACACCGTGGCCGGGCTGGAGGCGGTCCCCGCGGAGACCCGTGAGGCCGCCCGCGGCATGGGCTACGGACCGGTCCGGATGCTGTGGGAGGTCGAGCTTCCGCTCGCGCTGCCCGCCGTGATGGCCGGGCTGCGGATCGCGACCGTCTCCACGGTCGCGCTCACCACCGTCGGGTCGATCGTCGGCCGCGGCGGCCTCGGCAATCTCATCGAGGACGCGCTGCCCAGCTTCTTCAAGGCGCAGGTGCTGACCGCCTCGGTGCTCTGCGTGCTCCTCGCGGTCGCCGCGGACCTGCTGCTGCTCGGCGTGCAGCGGCTGCTCACGCCCTGGACCCGAATACGTACGGCCGGAAGCCGGGAGGCCCGCTGA
- a CDS encoding ABC transporter permease, translating to MDVPARTWAWLTNGANWSGEGGVWHLLGEHLYVSGVALALACAVALPVAFWLGHTGRGGALAVNISNVGRAVPVFAVLALFMVTPLRGAGYVPTIVALVLFAVPPLLTNAYVGMREVDRSVVEAARGMGMSGGQLLVRVELPLAYPMAMTGLRSAAVQVVATATIAAMVGQGGLGRIITAGFNTYDTPQVVAGALLVAVLALLVEAVLVAVDRMAAPLRRTV from the coding sequence ATGGACGTGCCGGCCAGGACCTGGGCATGGCTCACCAACGGCGCCAACTGGTCCGGGGAGGGCGGAGTCTGGCACCTGCTGGGCGAGCATCTGTATGTCAGCGGGGTCGCCCTGGCGCTGGCCTGTGCGGTCGCCCTGCCCGTCGCGTTCTGGCTGGGGCATACCGGACGCGGTGGCGCCCTCGCCGTGAACATCTCGAACGTGGGGCGGGCCGTTCCCGTGTTCGCGGTGCTCGCGCTGTTCATGGTCACGCCGCTGCGCGGTGCGGGATACGTCCCGACGATCGTCGCCCTGGTCCTGTTCGCCGTGCCGCCGCTGCTCACCAACGCCTATGTGGGTATGCGGGAGGTCGACCGGTCGGTCGTCGAGGCGGCACGGGGCATGGGGATGTCGGGCGGGCAGCTGCTCGTCCGGGTCGAACTGCCCCTCGCCTATCCGATGGCCATGACCGGGCTGCGGTCCGCCGCGGTCCAGGTGGTCGCCACGGCGACGATCGCGGCGATGGTCGGGCAGGGCGGCCTCGGCCGCATCATCACGGCCGGTTTCAACACGTACGACACACCGCAGGTGGTCGCGGGCGCGCTGCTCGTGGCCGTGCTCGCCCTCCTGGTGGAGGCCGTGCTGGTTGCGGTGGACCGCATGGCCGCTCCACTCCGGAGGACCGTGTGA
- a CDS encoding ABC transporter substrate-binding protein, with product MGKTSRLAGAALGAMALAGSLAGCGADGLEQEKGGAGASGGGASAGGKGSLVVGAAAFTESKVLAELYAQVLRDAGYDASVTTVKNRELYEPSLEKGEIDVVPEYAATIAEFLNAKTNGPKAPEEKPVASSDVGATVAALEKLAAPRGLKVLPPGEAVDQNAFAVSREFAEKNDLESLSDLGRSKIRVRIAAGDECEVRPFCAPGLKKTYGIDVAGVDPKGVGTPQAKQAVKDGEDQLVLTTTTDATLESFGLVLLEDDRKLQNADNVLPVVNAEDAGSTEIADALGRVTRSLTTEDLVELNRKVDAERAKPREVAEEYLASKGLLAKR from the coding sequence ATGGGCAAGACCTCGCGCCTCGCGGGAGCGGCACTGGGCGCCATGGCTCTGGCGGGCTCGCTCGCCGGCTGCGGCGCCGACGGCCTGGAACAGGAGAAGGGCGGTGCCGGAGCCTCGGGCGGCGGCGCGAGCGCCGGGGGCAAGGGCTCCCTGGTGGTAGGGGCGGCGGCCTTCACCGAGTCCAAGGTGCTCGCCGAACTCTACGCCCAGGTGCTGCGCGACGCCGGATACGACGCCTCCGTCACCACGGTGAAGAACCGCGAGTTGTACGAACCGTCCCTGGAGAAGGGCGAGATCGACGTCGTACCGGAATACGCGGCCACGATCGCCGAATTCCTCAACGCCAAGACGAACGGTCCCAAGGCCCCCGAGGAGAAGCCCGTCGCGTCCAGCGATGTCGGCGCCACGGTGGCCGCCCTGGAGAAGCTCGCGGCGCCCCGCGGCCTGAAGGTGCTGCCCCCCGGGGAGGCCGTCGACCAGAACGCGTTCGCGGTGAGCAGGGAATTCGCCGAGAAGAACGACCTCGAGTCCCTTTCCGATCTTGGACGGTCGAAGATCAGAGTGAGGATCGCCGCCGGGGACGAGTGCGAGGTGCGCCCGTTCTGCGCGCCGGGGCTGAAGAAGACGTACGGCATCGACGTGGCGGGGGTCGACCCGAAGGGCGTCGGCACCCCGCAGGCCAAACAGGCGGTCAAGGACGGCGAGGACCAACTGGTCCTGACCACCACGACCGACGCCACACTGGAGAGCTTCGGGCTGGTGCTGCTGGAGGACGACAGAAAGCTCCAGAACGCCGACAACGTGCTGCCCGTGGTCAACGCCGAGGACGCCGGATCAACGGAGATAGCCGACGCGCTCGGCAGAGTCACCCGGTCGCTGACGACCGAGGACCTGGTCGAGCTGAACCGCAAGGTGGACGCCGAGAGGGCGAAGCCCCGGGAGGTGGCGGAGGAGTACCTGGCGTCCAAGGGGCTGCTGGCGAAGCGGTGA
- a CDS encoding NADH-quinone oxidoreductase subunit D: MTETTIGIGGAAESTDMVLNIGPQHPSTHGVLRLRLVLDGERIEQAEPVIGYMHRGAEKLFEARDYRQIVMLANRHDWLSAFSNELGVVMAVERMLGMEVPERAVWLRTLLAELNRVLNHLMFLGSYPLELGGITPIFHAFREREDLQHVMEEISGGRMHYMFNRVGGLKEDLPAGWTGRARSAIAEVRSRMDVYDRLVLGNEIFRGRTRGVGVLSERTAHAYGVSGPLARASGVDFDLRRDEPYLAYADLRETLEVVTRTEGDCLARFECLLWQTHNSLELADACLDRLAELPPGPVNQRLPKVLKAPEGHTYAWTENPLGINGYYLVSRGEKTPYRLKLRSASYNNIQALTELLPGTLVSDMVAILGSMFFVVGDIDK; the protein is encoded by the coding sequence ATGACGGAGACGACGATCGGCATCGGCGGCGCGGCGGAGAGCACCGACATGGTGCTGAACATCGGACCGCAGCATCCCTCCACGCACGGCGTGCTGCGTCTCCGTCTCGTCCTGGACGGCGAGCGCATCGAGCAGGCCGAGCCGGTGATCGGCTATATGCACCGCGGCGCGGAGAAGCTCTTCGAGGCACGCGACTACCGCCAGATCGTGATGCTGGCCAACCGCCACGACTGGCTGTCCGCCTTCTCGAACGAACTGGGCGTCGTGATGGCCGTCGAGCGGATGCTCGGCATGGAGGTCCCGGAGCGCGCCGTGTGGCTGCGCACCCTCCTCGCGGAGCTGAACCGGGTGCTCAACCACCTCATGTTCCTGGGTTCGTATCCCCTCGAACTGGGTGGAATCACCCCGATCTTCCACGCCTTCCGGGAACGGGAGGACCTCCAGCACGTGATGGAGGAGATCTCCGGCGGCCGGATGCACTACATGTTCAACCGCGTCGGCGGCCTCAAGGAGGACCTGCCCGCCGGCTGGACCGGGCGGGCGAGGAGCGCGATCGCCGAGGTCCGTTCGCGGATGGACGTCTACGACCGGCTCGTCCTCGGCAACGAGATCTTCCGGGGCCGCACCCGAGGGGTGGGCGTGCTCAGCGAGCGGACCGCGCACGCGTACGGCGTCTCGGGCCCCCTCGCCCGGGCCTCCGGCGTCGACTTCGACCTGCGGCGCGACGAGCCGTACCTGGCCTATGCCGACCTGCGGGAGACCCTCGAGGTGGTGACCCGCACCGAGGGCGACTGCCTGGCCCGGTTCGAGTGCCTGCTGTGGCAGACGCATAATTCGCTGGAGCTGGCGGACGCCTGCCTGGACCGGCTCGCCGAACTGCCGCCCGGGCCGGTCAACCAGCGGCTGCCCAAGGTCCTGAAGGCACCCGAGGGCCACACGTACGCCTGGACCGAGAACCCGCTCGGCATCAACGGCTACTACCTGGTCTCCAGGGGGGAGAAGACCCCGTACCGGCTCAAGCTGCGCTCGGCGTCGTACAACAACATCCAGGCGCTCACCGAACTGCTGCCCGGCACCCTCGTCTCCGACATGGTGGCCATTCTGGGATCGATGTTCTTCGTGGTCGGAGACATCGACAAGTAG
- a CDS encoding SAM-dependent methyltransferase, producing the protein MTYQAANESECTGGAEWVPWREAAERALYGPNGFYRRPEGPAGHFRTSVHASPLYAAAVARLLRETAEELPTPAAEVALVDIGAGRGELLTGVLAALPDGFPVRAYAVERAGRPSGLDPRIEWGERPPDGVSGLLFANEWLDNVPVDVAEVDGSGVPRYVLVRADGEERLGDPVAGADAAWLDRWWPQADPGTRAEIGRPRDAAWAAAVSCLDAGLAVAVDYAHRADDRPPFGTLTGFSRGREVRPVPDGGCDITAHVALDACAGPGAELVSQREALHRLGVSGARPPLALASADPTAYVRALASAGEAAELTAPGGLGDFTWLLQPVPAR; encoded by the coding sequence GTGACGTACCAGGCGGCGAACGAGTCGGAGTGCACCGGAGGCGCGGAATGGGTGCCCTGGCGGGAGGCCGCGGAACGCGCCCTTTACGGGCCGAACGGCTTCTACCGGAGGCCCGAGGGGCCGGCGGGGCACTTCCGCACATCCGTGCACGCCTCCCCGCTGTACGCCGCCGCGGTGGCACGGCTGCTGCGGGAGACCGCGGAGGAGCTGCCGACCCCGGCGGCGGAGGTCGCGCTGGTCGACATCGGCGCGGGGCGCGGGGAACTGCTGACCGGAGTGCTGGCCGCGCTGCCGGACGGCTTCCCGGTGCGCGCCTACGCCGTCGAACGGGCGGGCCGCCCGTCGGGGCTCGACCCGCGTATCGAGTGGGGCGAACGGCCGCCGGACGGGGTCTCGGGGCTGCTGTTCGCGAACGAGTGGCTGGACAACGTCCCGGTGGACGTCGCCGAGGTCGACGGCTCGGGTGTCCCCCGCTACGTCCTGGTCAGGGCCGACGGCGAGGAACGTCTCGGGGATCCGGTGGCCGGGGCCGACGCCGCATGGCTGGACCGCTGGTGGCCGCAGGCCGATCCCGGCACGCGCGCCGAGATCGGGCGGCCTCGCGACGCGGCCTGGGCGGCTGCCGTGTCCTGCCTGGACGCGGGGCTCGCGGTCGCCGTGGACTACGCCCACCGCGCCGACGACCGTCCGCCCTTCGGCACGCTGACCGGGTTCAGCCGTGGGCGCGAGGTCCGCCCCGTCCCGGACGGCGGCTGCGACATCACGGCCCATGTGGCCCTCGACGCCTGCGCCGGGCCGGGCGCCGAGCTGGTGAGTCAGCGCGAGGCACTGCACCGTCTCGGTGTATCCGGCGCGCGGCCGCCGCTCGCCCTGGCCTCGGCCGACCCCACGGCCTACGTACGCGCGCTCGCCTCCGCGGGCGAGGCCGCCGAACTCACCGCGCCCGGCGGCCTCGGCGACTTCACCTGGCTCCTTCAGCCGGTCCCGGCACGCTGA
- a CDS encoding sensor histidine kinase, producing the protein MQRLYDFLRRHPTGVDSFWAVVLFGFSMLWVAQEHVGVEPRVAPTVMVLLLCLAVALRRRVPERMLLLVAGVGLAQLVLDVAPNPADFAMLVLIYTVAAHDGQRLASHLALAGGLCAATLAQIRWPEPGMSAGTRIFFTVVMTVPFALAWVLGDSLRTRRAYFAQLEERASRLEKEREAQSKVAVAAERARIARELHDVVAHNVSVMVVQADGAAYVLDAAPDQARQALETISSTGRQALAEMRRLLGVLRTGDAPESGEYVPQPDVEQIKELVEQVRGAGLTVDFRIEGTPRPLPSGVELTAYRIVQEALTNTRKHGGPDAGASVRLVYFDDGLGLLVEDDGRGAAHELYEDGGADGKGHGMIGMRERVGMVGGTLDAGPRPGGGFRISALLPLKPAH; encoded by the coding sequence GTGCAGCGCCTCTATGATTTTCTCCGCCGGCACCCGACGGGCGTCGACAGCTTCTGGGCTGTGGTGCTCTTCGGGTTCTCCATGCTGTGGGTCGCCCAGGAGCATGTCGGGGTCGAGCCGCGCGTGGCGCCCACCGTCATGGTGCTCCTCCTGTGCCTCGCCGTAGCGCTGCGCCGCCGGGTGCCGGAGCGGATGCTGCTGCTGGTCGCCGGGGTCGGTCTCGCTCAGCTGGTGCTGGACGTGGCGCCCAACCCGGCCGACTTCGCGATGCTCGTGCTCATCTACACCGTCGCCGCGCACGACGGACAGCGCTTGGCCTCCCACCTCGCGCTCGCCGGTGGGCTGTGCGCCGCGACACTCGCCCAGATCCGCTGGCCCGAGCCGGGCATGAGCGCGGGGACGAGGATCTTCTTCACGGTCGTCATGACCGTTCCGTTCGCCCTCGCCTGGGTGCTCGGTGACTCCCTGCGCACCCGGCGCGCCTATTTCGCCCAGCTCGAGGAGCGGGCGTCCCGGCTGGAGAAGGAGCGTGAGGCGCAGTCCAAGGTCGCCGTGGCGGCGGAGCGCGCCCGGATCGCGCGCGAACTCCACGACGTCGTCGCGCACAACGTCTCGGTGATGGTCGTGCAGGCCGACGGCGCCGCCTATGTGCTGGACGCGGCGCCCGACCAGGCCCGGCAGGCCCTGGAGACGATCTCCTCCACGGGCCGCCAGGCGCTCGCCGAGATGCGCCGGCTGCTGGGTGTCCTGCGCACCGGCGACGCACCGGAGAGCGGCGAGTACGTGCCGCAGCCGGACGTCGAGCAGATCAAGGAACTGGTGGAGCAGGTGCGCGGTGCGGGCCTGACCGTCGACTTCCGGATCGAGGGCACCCCGCGGCCGCTGCCGAGCGGTGTGGAACTCACCGCCTACCGGATCGTCCAGGAGGCCCTCACCAACACCCGCAAGCACGGCGGTCCGGACGCCGGGGCGAGTGTCCGGCTGGTCTACTTCGACGACGGCCTCGGGCTCCTCGTCGAGGACGACGGCCGGGGCGCGGCTCACGAGCTGTACGAGGACGGCGGCGCTGACGGCAAGGGCCACGGCATGATCGGCATGCGGGAGCGCGTCGGCATGGTCGGCGGCACGCTCGACGCCGGTCCGCGGCCCGGCGGCGGATTCCGGATCAGCGCGCTGCTTCCCCTCAAACCCGCCCACTAG
- a CDS encoding response regulator transcription factor, with product MTIRVMLVDDQALLRTGFRMVLAAQPDMEVVAEAGDGAEAIETLRATAVDVVLMDVRMPRLDGVEATGRICAQPDPPKVLILTTFDLDEYAFSGLKAGASGFLLKDVPPAELLGAIRSVHSGDAVVAPSTTRRLLDRFSPMLPSHGKEPRQKELERLTDREREVMLLVAQGLSNGEIAARLVLSEATVKTHVGRILTKLGLRDRVQVVVLAYESGLVRAGGGAAS from the coding sequence ATGACCATCCGCGTGATGCTCGTCGACGACCAGGCGCTGCTGCGCACCGGCTTCCGGATGGTGCTCGCCGCCCAGCCGGACATGGAGGTAGTCGCCGAGGCCGGCGACGGGGCCGAGGCCATCGAGACCCTGCGCGCCACGGCGGTCGACGTGGTGCTGATGGACGTCCGCATGCCGAGGCTGGACGGGGTGGAGGCGACCGGCCGGATATGCGCCCAGCCCGATCCGCCGAAGGTACTGATCCTGACCACGTTCGACCTCGACGAGTACGCGTTCTCGGGGCTCAAGGCGGGTGCCAGCGGCTTCCTGCTGAAGGACGTGCCCCCGGCCGAACTGCTCGGCGCCATCCGCTCCGTGCACAGCGGGGACGCGGTCGTCGCCCCGTCCACGACACGCCGGCTGCTCGACCGGTTCTCGCCGATGCTGCCCTCCCACGGGAAGGAGCCGCGGCAGAAGGAGTTGGAGCGGCTCACCGACCGCGAGCGCGAGGTCATGCTGCTCGTCGCGCAGGGCCTGTCGAACGGCGAGATCGCCGCCCGGCTGGTGCTCTCCGAGGCGACGGTGAAGACCCATGTGGGCCGCATCCTCACCAAGCTCGGGCTGCGCGACCGGGTGCAGGTCGTGGTGCTGGCCTACGAAAGCGGCCTGGTTCGCGCGGGCGGCGGGGCCGCGTCCTGA
- a CDS encoding threonine aldolase family protein, whose translation MNQNAEGTLPIDTPEAAADPEEAVGRAEEAVGGTERAAVAGPATAREQHSDGSEEAERHRRLAAWRASDRLLWHGSADARLGERLAALAADAGAVHDLDEQVDLYGDGVVAELEGRVAALLGFPAAAFFPTGTMAQQVALRCWAGRTGNRTVALHPLAHPEVHERGALAAVGGLRTVHPTREPRLPTADEIRGLDEPFGTLMLELPLRDAGFVLPEWDGLVEAVEAAREMEAVVHFDGARLWECATHFGRALDEIAGLADSVYVSFYKSLAGLSGAVLAGPESLVAEARAWRHRYGGQVFQQYPAALSALLGLERQLPRLPSYVAHARTVAAALSAGLAEEPGVPWFRVHPDPPHTHQFQVWLPFDAGPLDEAGVRQAEETGVTLFRHWFPARSGPPGVSTTEVTVSSPGLSWSADDVRTALADFMARVPAGGGRGRR comes from the coding sequence ATGAATCAGAACGCGGAGGGGACGCTGCCCATCGACACCCCGGAGGCGGCCGCCGACCCGGAGGAGGCGGTAGGCCGTGCGGAGGAGGCGGTAGGCGGCACGGAGAGAGCGGCCGTCGCGGGCCCGGCCACCGCACGGGAGCAGCACTCGGACGGGAGCGAGGAGGCCGAGCGGCACCGCAGGCTGGCTGCCTGGCGGGCCTCCGACCGGCTGCTGTGGCACGGCTCGGCGGACGCCCGGCTCGGTGAGCGGCTCGCGGCCCTGGCTGCCGACGCGGGAGCCGTCCACGACCTGGACGAGCAGGTGGACCTCTACGGCGACGGGGTGGTCGCGGAGCTGGAGGGGCGCGTGGCGGCACTGCTCGGCTTCCCGGCAGCGGCCTTCTTCCCCACCGGCACGATGGCACAGCAGGTGGCGCTTCGCTGCTGGGCCGGACGCACCGGAAACCGAACGGTCGCACTGCATCCACTCGCCCATCCCGAGGTGCACGAGCGGGGCGCGCTGGCGGCGGTCGGCGGACTGCGCACGGTCCACCCGACACGGGAGCCTCGGCTGCCGACGGCCGACGAGATACGCGGTCTGGACGAGCCGTTCGGCACGCTGATGCTGGAGCTGCCGCTGCGGGACGCCGGGTTCGTGCTGCCGGAGTGGGACGGACTCGTGGAGGCCGTCGAGGCGGCGCGCGAAATGGAGGCGGTGGTGCATTTCGACGGCGCGCGACTCTGGGAATGCGCCACTCATTTCGGCCGTGCACTGGACGAGATCGCCGGACTCGCGGACAGCGTGTACGTGTCGTTCTACAAGTCCCTCGCGGGACTTTCCGGCGCCGTGCTGGCCGGGCCCGAGTCCCTGGTGGCGGAGGCGCGCGCGTGGCGCCACCGCTACGGCGGGCAGGTCTTCCAGCAGTACCCCGCGGCGCTCTCGGCACTGCTCGGCCTGGAGCGGCAGCTGCCGAGGCTGCCGTCGTACGTGGCTCATGCGAGGACGGTCGCGGCGGCGCTGTCTGCCGGGCTGGCGGAGGAGCCCGGAGTGCCCTGGTTCCGGGTGCATCCGGACCCGCCGCACACCCACCAGTTCCAGGTGTGGCTGCCCTTCGACGCCGGCCCGCTGGACGAGGCCGGTGTGCGGCAGGCGGAGGAGACGGGGGTGACCCTCTTCCGCCACTGGTTCCCCGCCCGGTCCGGCCCCCCGGGAGTCAGCACCACGGAGGTGACGGTGTCCTCGCCGGGGCTGTCATGGTCCGCGGACGACGTCAGGACGGCCCTCGCGGACTTCATGGCGCGGGTGCCGGCCGGGGGCGGGCGGGGGCGCCGCTGA